The segment CCTCGGAGGCGAGCGCACGGAAGGTCGCGACCTCGATGATCTCGCGCCCGAAGTGCACATGCGCGAGATGGAAGCGGCGCCCGATCAGGCGGCAGTTGCGAAACAGCTCCTTCACCTGCTCCGGGTGGGCGTCAGTGGAAACGTCGAAGTCCTTGGGCTCGCGCCCCAGCAGCATGTCGCGCACGCAGCCGCCGACGAGGTAGGCGGCATAGCCCGCCTCCCGGAGCCGGTACAGGACCTTCAACGCATTCTGATTGATCCCCGCCCGGGATAGAGTGTGTTCGGCACGGGGAATGACGAGGGGATTACTGATGATGCTGTCCCTTTCTGCTGACTGGTTATTCCTGAATTGTTTTCAATGGCTTGTACAATGCCGGAAGACCCGTATAATAGCCGAAATCCACGGGACAGCCTACTGTCCCGACTTCCCGGCAGATTCCACGCACGCTCCCTTCGTCTAGCGGCCTAGGACACCGCCCTCTCACGGCGGGAACAGGGGTTCGAAACCCCTAGGGAGCGCCATCTTAATCAATAGCTTAGGTTACCCAGGCCGCGCCGGCCACACACCACCGGACGGGTCGATGGACGACTTCTGATCAAGCCGGGAAATCCGAACCGATTCCGGCGCCCGCCGGGGCCGGCCGCTGCAGACCCGTCTTGCGAGGAGGGGATTAGCCGGGGGGCATCTTCGGCGGGTTCCACCAACGCCCATTCGGTCCATCCTGCATCATCCGAACCGGGCCTCTATAGGTTTTATTACTCGGTGTCGCCGCGCCCTTGCCGAAGTCTATTTTATAGGCCTGATCAGGGTGGCCCTTCCTTTCCATGCCGGTCCAGAACGCCCGGGATGGCGTCCCCGGAAATACCTCCAGGTTAACCCTGGGGTCGAAGCACTGCCGTTCGACGATAGAGGCCAGTTCCGGGACGAAGGGAAGTCTCCAGGCGCTGGATCCGCCAAATTTGTTTTTATTCACTTCCGCTACGACGTCTACGGCTTCCTGCCAGCTAAAGTCCTTCGCGTCTCCCGCGCACTCCTTTCCATTCCAGGTTTGACCCAGCGCACAACGCATCCAGGTGATCTCTGTTTCCTTATCCGTCACCGTGCCGTTTTCGTTGAAGACATAACGAGATGTCGGCGTCGATACCGGGAAATCGGTTCGGCAGGTCTGGGCCGCCAGGGCTGGTGATGCAAGAAAGATAACGGCGAGAATGGAAACGGTCGAACGGATGCTGTTTCGCATAAACCTCATGCCCCTTATTATGTTTATATATGCCCCTTGTGGTAACAAGATGCAGATTGTGGACCGCTAACAGATGCCGATTTTTTTGGCCTGAAAAATAGAAACAGGATACTCACCCGCAGGACAATCCCTGCGGGTGAGTATTCCTGCGTTTCAATCACAGACCCCTAGCGATTACCTTCATCATCGGTGGGATACCCAACCCCGCTCTTCACCACCGGAGCTGTCTGCCTGTTCTCACCGGGATTGAGCGGCGCGCCACGATTCATGTAGGTCGCGTAGGCCTCCATCGCGATCATCTCCTTGCTGTCCAGGGGATAACCCTTGCCTTGTTGCACGACCTGCATGCACCAGTTGAACATCTCCCGCATCGTACCGACCTTACCCAGGTTGGTCTGGAACTTGGGCCAGGACTCGGGTTGGGTCGCCGATGCGTCAGGGTGACAATTGGCGCAGCCAAGCCCGTTGGTACTCAGCTCCTTGTGTGCGCCACCTTCACCTTCACCGGTATGCCACAGTTGATCCCCGTAAGCGACCATTTCCATGAGTCTGTCAAAATCGGCGGCGTTATCCAGCGGATCCTTCGCTTGCGACGGTCCGCTCATCGCAAGGGCCAGCACACCCGCACCCACCGCCACGGCTCCGATTTTGGCAAAACGTCCGTTTTTATATGTCTTCATTCTCATATCCTCCTCAAGCGATTATAGCTTTACGCCACGCGCGACAGCCTCGGGGATGCTGCTCGGGACGAACGGATCGTAGTGCATGACACCCGAACCATCGGCCATGACATCGACGTGGTGCACACCCATGCCGTCTTTGAAGTTCCCGGGATCGAGCCGGTTGTGACGGATATTCGGATACGGCAGAGCAACGGAGGGATACGGCCACGGCCAGGAGGTAGAGGAGGTCCCCACCGAACTGATGTTGCCAATCTTGTTAAAGACCACCTGGTGGACATGCCCATGGACGGCCATGACATTGTCGAACTTTCTCAGAATGCCACGGATCTCAGCGGCATCCTTGGTGGCAAAATTCCATCTTGGATAGTAATCCCAGAGGGGTGAGTGGGAAAAGAAGATGATCGGGGTATCGGGACTCACTTTCTTGACGTCTTTCTCCAGCCAGGCAAGGCCGTCCGCCTCTACGCCCCAGGGTCCGCAGGAATTGCACTCGAGCTCCAGCACGCGGCCCATACGTTCCTTGGGGGTCAGGCCCGGGCCCGTCCAGAAGTCATCGATCTTGATGGAGTTCATGCCGATAACATGGGCGCCGTTATGATCGATGGACCAATTCTCCTGACCAAACATGCCCCGCCACGCCTTGCCCATATCCAGGTACCAGTCGTGCTCACCCGGGATGACCTTGTAGGGCATCTTGAGCTTGTCCAGCATTCGCTTGCCCTTGGCGATCTCCGATTCCAGGCCGGTTTGCCCGATATCACCGGCGTAGATCACCATATCCGGACGGGGGTTCATATTGTTGATCATGTTGACGGCATCCATGAACATGCCGTCGAAGCGGTGATCCTTGATGTCATACAAGTGGCCGTCGGTCATCACCGCAAAGGTGAACGGCTTGATTTTCTTTGTCGCTGCTTGTGCTACACCACCCAGGCCAATCATGCTCCCTGCACTGGGTGCGAACACACCTGCGATCATGGTAGCAGCGGCGCCCTTCGTCGCCACGCCTAGAAAATCTCTTCTGGTTATCTTTTCCTTATGGGAAAAAGCGGACTGATCTTTATCTTCCATTTTGCAACCTCCTCTTGCTGTTTTAGTTTTTACATAAAAAACTTGATTCAAGGTGGAGATATCACATTTTGGTTCTGGCAGAAGATGAAACGTTGTTTACGTAATGACGAATGACCTTGTGGCCGCTGGCTTGACGGGCATACCCAGAAAGTTTCTTCTTGAAAGCTGTTCCAAGGCTGATCCTCCTCTTGCGCGTCGATGCGCGCATTGATTTCATTGGCTCGTGAATGTTTACCCCTCGTGCTTGCTCCTTGTGCTGTTTGAAGATGAAAATGTGATGCAAAAATCCCAGACCGCACCTGACCGTGGCCGAACGTCTTGGGAATTGTGCGTCTCAGCCCCATGTGTAGTTGGAATACGTCTAAGACACGATCTAAACCGTACGCCTGCGTTTAGACCGTGTCAATAACCCATGCGACTTATGTCAACACAATGGCGGGACCGGATCCGAAGCCGGTGCGTGGCCGACGAGGCAAGGCTGGCATCCGCAGAGTTCGGACATCTTCGCAGATCATTTATCGAATGAATTGATACGTTGGAAAATTTACAGGCGAACCCGCGAGCGGCCCGATGCCCACCCCGATCACATTGCTGTGCCTGATCCTGGCCGCGAACGCTGCGCCCATCCTGCTCTGGCTGGCGCTGGGCGAACGCCTGGGCCGACCGCTCGACGGCGGGCACACCCTCCCCGACGGCCGGCCGGTGTTCGGTCCCGGCAAGACCTGGCGCGGCGTGGCCTCGGCCCCCGTGGCGTGCGCCGCGCTCGCGGCGCTGCTCGGCCTGCCGCCCGCACTCGGCGCCGCGATCGGGCTGGCCGCGATGGGCGGCGACCTGCTGTCCAGCTTCCTCAAGCGCCGGCTCGGCCTGGCCTCGAGCCGCCCGGCGCCGGGCCTCGACCAGATTCCGGAGTCCCTGTTCCCGGCCCTGCTGGCGGCCGGCCCCCTGGGTCTCGGGCCGGGCGAGGTGTTGCTCGTGATGGCCCTGTTCTTCGTGCTGGAACTGGTGCTGTCGCACCTGCTCTACCGCCTCGGCCTGCGCCGCTATCCGATCTGACGCAAGCGCGGCCGCGCCCTCTCACTGCTTGCGCAGACGGTGCAGCGTCACCTCGGGACGGTTGTTGAGGCGGATATCCACCACGGAGGAACCCGTCCCGGCCGAGGTGTAGCCCTGCATCGCGTGGTGCCGCCAGCCGCCGCGGCACACCCGGCGCGGACACTTCGCGTTCAGCATCAGCGGCACCCCGCCCGGCAGACAGATCTGCCCGCCGTGGGTGTGGCCGCACAGCATCACATCGAAGCCCGCGTGCGCCGCCTGCTTGTACACCTCGGGACTGTGGGCCAGCAGCAGCGAGACCGCGTCAGGCGGGATGCCGGCGCGGGCGCGCTCAAAATTGTCCGCGCGGTAATAATGCGGATCGTCGACGCCGGCCAGATGGAGTCCGGCGTCGCCGCGCCGCAGCACGACGGACTCGTTCAGCAGCATGCGCACACCCATGGCCTCCAGCGCCGGCACCATGCGGATCGAGTCGTGGTTGCCCAGGATGCCGTAGACCGCGCCGGCCAGATTCGCGCGCAGCCGGCGCATGCCGTCGAGGGCGCCCTCGATCGGGCCGGCCGTCAGATAGCGGAAATCCCCGGTGAGCACGCACAGGTCGTACTCCAGATCGCGCACGCGCGCGCTGACGATGCCGGGAAACGCGTCGTCCATGTCCAGGTGCATGTCGCTGAGCTGCAGGATGGTGAAGCCATCGAAGGCGTCCGGCAGGCGGGGCAGCGCGAATTCGTTGCGCCGCACCTCGATCCGGCGCGCGTTGCGGCGGCCGCGCCCGTGCATGCCGACCAGGCGCAGGCTGTGGCGGATCACCGCATGGATCGAATACCAGTTCTCCAGATGGAAGAAGTTGCGGCCCTGGCCGAACACCAGATGTTCGCGGTCGGCCTCCACGCCGAGCCGCTGGTCGAGATGCAGGCGTCCCACCCGGGACTCGAGCGACCGATACAGCTCGGCGCGCCCCGGATCCTGCGTCACTCCCCCCACGCTAATGGATCCGGCGCATCATGAGGGCCGCGCCCACGAGCAGCAGCAGCGTCGGCAGCACCGCGCTCAGCACCGGATTGAGGTCGTAGACCAGCCCGAGGTAGCTCACCGTCTGGTTGATCAGATAGAAACCGATGCCCACCAGCACGCCGATCAGCATGCGCTGGCCCACGCCCACCGAGCGCAGCGGGCCGAATACGAACGGCAGGGCGGCGAACACCATCACGCAGGTCGCGAACGGCAGCGCGATCTTGCCCCAGAACTCGAGCTCGTAGCGCCCCGAGCTCAGCCCGTTCACCCGCAGATACCGGATGTAGCGATAGAGGCCGCTGACCGAGAGGCTGTCCGGCTTGATCGCGATGATGTCGAGCAGATCGGGCTTCAGCTGCGAACGCCAGGTCAACTCGGGCAGGCGTTCCATGGTCACGCCGTCCGGGCCGATCGTGCTCCGGCTGACCCTGGTGAGATGCCACTCACCGTTGGCATAGGTGGCGCTCTTCGCGCGGGAGATGCGTGTGAGCGCGCGCTCGGCGTTGAATTCATAGATGCGCACGTCGAGCAGTCCGCCGCCCGGCATCACCGTGCGCACGCTGATGAAGTCTCGCTTGTCGCGCGTCCAGAAACCGTCTCCGGTGCGCAGGGAATCGCTGCCGGCCAACGCGCTGGAACGCAGGGTGGCGGCGCTCTGCTCGGCATCCGCGACGACCCACTCGCCGATCCAGATCGCGAACACCACCAGCAGCAGCCCGGCCTTGACGGCGGCCCAGGAGATGCGCGCCAGCGAGACGCCGGCGGCGCGCATGATGACGAGCTCGTTGTTGCTCGCGAGCACGCCGAGCCCGATCAGGCTGCCGATCAGCGCCGCCAGCGGCATCAGCTCGTAGGTCAGGCGCGGCACGCTGAGCAGCACGTAACGGATCGCCTCCCAGGCGCCGTAGTCACCCCGCCCGATCACGTCGAGCTCGCCGATGAACTCGATGAAGGCGAACAGCGACAGCAGCACGCAGATGACGAGGAAGGCGCCCCCGATCACCGCCTTCCCGATGTAGACGCCCAGGATCTTCACGCCGTCCTCCGCCCGAACATCGAGCTCAGCACCCAGCCCAGCCCGTACTGGCGCACGAACAGCGCCCAGACGCTGAACAGCAGCGCCAGATGGACCCACCACATCCCGATCCCCGGCGCGAGCCGGCCGAGCGCCACCCAGGAATTGGAGACACCGAGCAGGTTGTTGTAGATCAGATAGATCAGCACCGCGACGAACAGCTTGGCATACTTGCCCTGGCGCGGACTGGTGCGGCTGAGCGGCACCGCGAGCAGCGCCAGCAGCAGCACCGACAAGGGCATCGAGATCCGCCACTGCAGCTCGGCCACGTCCGCCGGATCGTCTGAACCGATCAGATCGGCGCTGGGGCGCGCGCGCTGCTTGCGCAGGGTCGGCGCGACCTCGCGGGCCTCGATGCGCACGGCATGCTCCTTGAAACGGATGATCTTGAAGTCCGCTTCCCCCGGCAGCCCCTCGTAACGGTAGCCATCCAGCAGCACCAGGTACTGCGCCCCCGTCTCGTCCTGCCAGCGCCGCCCGCTGTGCGCGGACAGCACCACCTCGGCGGCGCCAGGCTTGCGCTGCTGGATGAAGACATCCTGCATCAACTGGCCGTCCGCCGACATGCGCTCGAAATACATCACCCCGTCAGCCCCTGACGGCTCGGTGAAGCGGCCGGCGACGAGCCCCGTCAGCAGGGACTGTGACTGCTGGGCGTCACGCAGGCGATAGTTCTCTTCCTCGGCCCACGGCGCGATATAAAAGGAAACCGCCGCGACGGTCGCGGCGACCACCAGCGCCAGCCCGATGACCGAGCGATAGATCTCGCGCACGCTGACACCGCAGGCCGTCAGCGCGGTCATCTCGCTGTCCTTGTAGAGGCGGCTCAGGCCGAGCAGCGTGGCCATGAACAGGCCCAGCGGCAGGATGATCACCAGGACGGTCAGGGCCTTCATCGCCAGCAGGGCCAGCACATACTCGCTGGCCAGATCACCCGCGCTGGCATCGGCCAGGATGCGGATGAAACGGTTGCTGAGGAATATGACCAGCAGCACGAACAGCACCACCAGCAGGGTGTAGAGGATTTCCTTCAATATGTAGCGGTCGATGACCAAGCGCGGGATCCTTGCTGAGTGGCGGCAGGTGGAAAATCAGCCTGATTGCGGTAAACTTCCGCAGGACCCGCGGGCGTCCGCGGCGGTCGACAGGGCGTCGCCGCCTTCCCGGTCAACGTCATCCCGATCTTCTGGAGCACACATGAATTTCACCGTCAAAAGCCTCGCCGCCGGCAAGCATCGGTCGGCCTGCGCCGTCGTGGGCGTGTTCGATGGACATCGCCTCAGCGCCTCGGCGCAGGATCTCGACCGGCTGTCGCACGGCCATATTGTAAACATTTTGAAACGCGGCGACATGAAATCCACGCCGGGGCAGACCCTGTGCCTGTACAACGTGCCGCGCGTGAATTCCGAACGCGTGCTGCTGGTGCGCTGCGGCAAGGAAAAGGAGCTCGACGCCGCCCGCTACCGCAAGATCCTCCACGGCGCCGCCGCCGCTCTGGCGAACCTCGGCGTCAAGGAGGCCGTGTCCTTCCTGCCCGAACTCGAGGTGAAGGACCGCGACCTCGACTGGCGCCTGCGCAAGACGGCCGAGGTCACGCGCGAGGCGCTCTACCGCTTCGACCGCCTGAAGAGCAAGCAGGACGCCAACGGCGCGCCGCAACTGCGCCGCCTCGTCCTCAACATCGCCGATGAAACGGAACTGGCCGCCGCCCGCACGGCGGTGGAACAGGGCCAGGCGATCGCCAACGGCATCGCGCTGGCGAAGGACCTCGGCAACCTGCCGGGCAACATCTGCACGCCGAGCTACCTGGCCGGCGAGGCGCTCCGGCTCGCGCGCGGCAATCGCCGGCTGCAGGCGAAGGTCCTCACCGAGAAGGAGATGAAGGCGCTGAAGATGGGCTCGCTGCTGTCGGTCTCGCGCGGCAGCCGCCAGCCGCCGCGGCTGATCACCCTCAGCTACCACGGCGCCGCCCGCACCGAGGCGCCCTACGTGCTGGTCGGCAAGGGCATCACCTTCGACTCCGGCGGCATCTCGATCAAGCCGGCCGCCACCATGGACGAGATGAAGTTCGACATGTGCGGCGCCGCCTCCGTGCTCGGCACCGTGGTCGCCGTGGCCGAAATGGGCCTGCCGATCAACGTCGTCGCGGTGGTGCCGAGCTGCGAGAACCTGCCCGACGGCAATGCGACCAAGCCGGGCGACATCGTCACCAGCATGTCGGGCCAGACCATCGAGATCCTCAACACCGACGCCGAGGGCCGCCTGATCCTGTGCGACGCGCTGACCTATTCGGCACGCTTCAAGCCGCGCGTGGTCATCGACGTCGCCACCCTGACCGGGGCCTGCGTCGTCGCGCTCGGCAAGGAGTGCAGCGGCCTGTTCAGCAACGACGAGGAGCTGGCGCAGGACCTGCTGCAAGCCGGCACCACGAGCGGCGACCGCACCTGGCAGCTGCCGCTGTGGGAGGAATACCAGGACTCGCTGAAGAGCAACTTCGCCGACATGGCCAACGTCGGCAACCGCGACGGCGGCGCCATCACCGCGGCGTGCTTCCTCGCCCGCTTCACCAAGGACTACCGCTGGGCGCATCTCGACATCGCCGGCGTGGCCTGGCTCGGCGGCGGCGCCAAGGGCGCCACCGGACGGCCGATCCCGCTGCTGACGCAGTACCTGATCGACCAGGCGCAGGGGTGACGGACATCGTAGCCCGGATAGAGCGCAGCGGCATCCGGGGATCGACCAGGTTTCCCGGATGCCGGCGCTACGCGCCTGTATCCGGGCTACATGCTGCCGACGCCGCGGCGTCTGGAACCACGCAGGCCGCGGAAATCGTAGCCCGGATAGAGCGGAGCGGCATCCGGGGATCGACCAGGCTTCCCGGATGCCGGCGCTGTGCGCCTGTATCCGGGCTACATGCTTCCGACGCCGCGGCACCTGGAACCACGCAGGTCGCAGAAATCGTAGCCCGGATAGAGCGGAGCGACATCCGGGGATCGACCAGGTTTCCCGGATTCCGGCGCTGCGCGCGTGTATCTGGGCTACATACTCAATCCGGGCGAGGCACGACCACTCCATCACCGACACCCTCCCATGACCGCCCCGCCCCGCGTTGATTTCTATGTCCTGCCCGGCGACGCGCCGGCGGCGCGCGACCAGCTCGGCTGCCGGCTGGCGGAGAAGGCCTGCAAGATGGGGCACCAGGTCTATCTGCACGCGGAGTCGGAGGCGCACGCGCGCCGGCTCGACGAGCTGCTATGGACCTTCCGCGCTGGCAGTTTCCT is part of the Gammaproteobacteria bacterium genome and harbors:
- the lptG gene encoding LPS export ABC transporter permease LptG; translated protein: MKILGVYIGKAVIGGAFLVICVLLSLFAFIEFIGELDVIGRGDYGAWEAIRYVLLSVPRLTYELMPLAALIGSLIGLGVLASNNELVIMRAAGVSLARISWAAVKAGLLLVVFAIWIGEWVVADAEQSAATLRSSALAGSDSLRTGDGFWTRDKRDFISVRTVMPGGGLLDVRIYEFNAERALTRISRAKSATYANGEWHLTRVSRSTIGPDGVTMERLPELTWRSQLKPDLLDIIAIKPDSLSVSGLYRYIRYLRVNGLSSGRYELEFWGKIALPFATCVMVFAALPFVFGPLRSVGVGQRMLIGVLVGIGFYLINQTVSYLGLVYDLNPVLSAVLPTLLLLVGAALMMRRIH
- a CDS encoding metallophosphoesterase codes for the protein MEDKDQSAFSHKEKITRRDFLGVATKGAAATMIAGVFAPSAGSMIGLGGVAQAATKKIKPFTFAVMTDGHLYDIKDHRFDGMFMDAVNMINNMNPRPDMVIYAGDIGQTGLESEIAKGKRMLDKLKMPYKVIPGEHDWYLDMGKAWRGMFGQENWSIDHNGAHVIGMNSIKIDDFWTGPGLTPKERMGRVLELECNSCGPWGVEADGLAWLEKDVKKVSPDTPIIFFSHSPLWDYYPRWNFATKDAAEIRGILRKFDNVMAVHGHVHQVVFNKIGNISSVGTSSTSWPWPYPSVALPYPNIRHNRLDPGNFKDGMGVHHVDVMADGSGVMHYDPFVPSSIPEAVARGVKL
- a CDS encoding leucyl aminopeptidase — translated: MNFTVKSLAAGKHRSACAVVGVFDGHRLSASAQDLDRLSHGHIVNILKRGDMKSTPGQTLCLYNVPRVNSERVLLVRCGKEKELDAARYRKILHGAAAALANLGVKEAVSFLPELEVKDRDLDWRLRKTAEVTREALYRFDRLKSKQDANGAPQLRRLVLNIADETELAAARTAVEQGQAIANGIALAKDLGNLPGNICTPSYLAGEALRLARGNRRLQAKVLTEKEMKALKMGSLLSVSRGSRQPPRLITLSYHGAARTEAPYVLVGKGITFDSGGISIKPAATMDEMKFDMCGAASVLGTVVAVAEMGLPINVVAVVPSCENLPDGNATKPGDIVTSMSGQTIEILNTDAEGRLILCDALTYSARFKPRVVIDVATLTGACVVALGKECSGLFSNDEELAQDLLQAGTTSGDRTWQLPLWEEYQDSLKSNFADMANVGNRDGGAITAACFLARFTKDYRWAHLDIAGVAWLGGGAKGATGRPIPLLTQYLIDQAQG
- a CDS encoding metallophosphoesterase family protein, giving the protein MYRSLESRVGRLHLDQRLGVEADREHLVFGQGRNFFHLENWYSIHAVIRHSLRLVGMHGRGRRNARRIEVRRNEFALPRLPDAFDGFTILQLSDMHLDMDDAFPGIVSARVRDLEYDLCVLTGDFRYLTAGPIEGALDGMRRLRANLAGAVYGILGNHDSIRMVPALEAMGVRMLLNESVVLRRGDAGLHLAGVDDPHYYRADNFERARAGIPPDAVSLLLAHSPEVYKQAAHAGFDVMLCGHTHGGQICLPGGVPLMLNAKCPRRVCRGGWRHHAMQGYTSAGTGSSVVDIRLNNRPEVTLHRLRKQ
- the lptF gene encoding LPS export ABC transporter permease LptF; translated protein: MVIDRYILKEILYTLLVVLFVLLVIFLSNRFIRILADASAGDLASEYVLALLAMKALTVLVIILPLGLFMATLLGLSRLYKDSEMTALTACGVSVREIYRSVIGLALVVAATVAAVSFYIAPWAEEENYRLRDAQQSQSLLTGLVAGRFTEPSGADGVMYFERMSADGQLMQDVFIQQRKPGAAEVVLSAHSGRRWQDETGAQYLVLLDGYRYEGLPGEADFKIIRFKEHAVRIEAREVAPTLRKQRARPSADLIGSDDPADVAELQWRISMPLSVLLLALLAVPLSRTSPRQGKYAKLFVAVLIYLIYNNLLGVSNSWVALGRLAPGIGMWWVHLALLFSVWALFVRQYGLGWVLSSMFGRRTA
- a CDS encoding DUF1566 domain-containing protein, coding for MRNSIRSTVSILAVIFLASPALAAQTCRTDFPVSTPTSRYVFNENGTVTDKETEITWMRCALGQTWNGKECAGDAKDFSWQEAVDVVAEVNKNKFGGSSAWRLPFVPELASIVERQCFDPRVNLEVFPGTPSRAFWTGMERKGHPDQAYKIDFGKGAATPSNKTYRGPVRMMQDGPNGRWWNPPKMPPG
- a CDS encoding CDP-archaeol synthase gives rise to the protein MPTPITLLCLILAANAAPILLWLALGERLGRPLDGGHTLPDGRPVFGPGKTWRGVASAPVACAALAALLGLPPALGAAIGLAAMGGDLLSSFLKRRLGLASSRPAPGLDQIPESLFPALLAAGPLGLGPGEVLLVMALFFVLELVLSHLLYRLGLRRYPI